GGTTCTCCAGGTCAGCAGTGGATCAGCGCAGGTGGTGCTGCACCTGATAGGCGAGGATCGCCAGAGATTCACGCTCACTGATGTGCGTGGTCTCGAACATCCGCATCACTTCTTCGTGCGTCATCGTGCGTGCGGGAGCCTTGCGCGGACGCTGGGCTCTCATCAGCAGCCAGAGGCCGAGGCGAACGGATATCCGATCCGTGAGAGCGAGCTCTTTCCGATCGGTCGGAACGGTGACTTCGAGGATCTCCTGGTCCTCGGGACATGGGGGATGGGCGGTGCTGCGAAGCAGCGTGTCGTTACTCACGAGAGTGCTCGTTTCTTGTTGATTTCCTGCGGGGGTGCACCGACGCCGATGCGTCGGTGGCGCGCGAGGCGAATCGTCTCGGATGAGAGACGTCGCCAGGGAGGGGCTAGAGCCGAAGACTTCGGCCGAAGCGTGACGGCGGTGAGGAACCGACGTGTCAGCGGAGGGAACCGGCGGAGAGCGCCCACTCGGGGCTGCGCCCCTCAGGGCGACGGATCTCGGGCTGCGGTTCTACGACAGCGCAGTGCGGAAGCTGCCGAACGAAGAGGACAGCTGATCCGCGATACGCGTCGCGCCGAGCGTGTAGCCGGCTGCGTTGTTATGCGTGGTGATCATGGGCGTCCTCCTTTCGTGTGCGTTCCGGTTTGACAAGTTACTGGGGAAATGGTGTGAACGTCAAGCATCGGTGGTTCCCTCGGCGTGTCGCCGCGCACTTCGATCGGCTGGTGCGCCGCGCGGGATGCCGGAGTTCTGCCGTCATTTCGGTAGCGTGGAGGCGTGATTCTCCCCGGACGAGCGGTGCCCGCATGCATCTGAAGAGCCTGACCCTCAAGGGCTTCAAGTCGTTCGCGCAACCGACGAGCTTCGTCTTCGAACCCGGGGTCACCTGCATCGTCGGTCCGAACGGCTCCGGTAAGTCGAACGTCGTCGACGGTCTCGCCTGGGTGATGGGGGAGCAGGGGGCGAAGACGCTCCGCGGCGGGAAGATGGAGGACGTCATCTTCGCCGGTACCTCGACGCGCGGCCCGCTCGGTCGCGCCGAGGTGCAGCTGACGATCGACAACAGCGACGGCGCGCTGCCGATCGAGTTCGCCGAGGTGACGATCAGCCGCACACTTTTCCGCAACGGCTCCAGCGAGTATGCGATCAACGGCTCCAGCTGTCGCCTGCTGGATGTGCAGGAGCTGCTCAGCGACTCCGGCCTCGGCCGTGAGATGCATGTGATCGTCGGTCAGGGGCGTCTCGACACCGTTCTGCAGGCCTCACCCGAAGACCGCCGTGGCTTCATCGAAGAGGCCGCCGGTATTCTCAAGCATCGTCGCCGCAAGGAGAAGACGCTCCGAAAGCTTGACGCGATGGAGGCCAATCTCACGCGACTCAGCGACCTCGCCGGTGAGATCCGGCGCCAGCTGAAGCCACTGGGGCGGCAGGCCGAGATCGCCCGCGAGGCGCAGACGATCGCCGCCGTCGTGCGCGATGCCAAAGCGCGCATCTTCGCGGATGACGTCGTCGCGCTGCGTACGGCCCTCGCTGACCATACGCGCACCGAGCAGGAACGTCACACCGAGCGCCTCGTGTTGACGGATCAGGCTGCTACCGTTCGGGCCGGCATCGCGAAGCTCGAAGCCGATCAGAACTCGGCGGGCGTCGACGAGGCGCGCCGAGTGACGTTCGGGCTCGAACAGGCCCAGGAGCGCATGCGCTCGCTCTACACGCTCGCGAACCAGCGGCTGGCCCTGCTCGGTTCCGAGGAGGACGATGCGGCCGTCACCTCGGTGACCGTGACGCAGGCGACGATCGACGAGGCGAAGGACGAGATCACGCAGATCTCCGCCGGACTCGGTGACGCGCAGGATGCCGCGGTGTCAGCCAGCCGCGAGGTTGTGGATGCGCGGGCCGAGCTCGACACGCTCGACGTCGACATCGCCGAGCAGAGCGCGCTCGTCTCGCAGCACGACATGCGGTTGACGGCGCTGCGCGGCACTGCCGAAGCCGCCGCATCCGCTCTCGCTGCGGTGCGCGGTGCGGTGCTGCGTCAGGAGACCGCGCTGGAGGCGGCCAACGAACGCAGACGCGAGGCTGCAGATGCGTTGGAGCAGATCGACGACGCCGAGGCGCCGGAAGGCACCGCCGCCGAACATGCCGCAGCATATGAGACCGCTCAGCGCGAGGCGACGACTGCCGAGACCGAGCTCGAGGCGCTGCGGGAGCGGCTGCACACCGCAGAGCGTGAGTCGGAGTCGTTGACGGCGAAGGCATCGGCGCTGAGCAGCGCGCTGTCGCTGTCCGGCGGAGCTGCCGAGGTCGTCAAGTCCGGTGCCGCGGGTGTCAGGGGTCTCGTCGGCGATGCCGTGCAGGTCACGGCCGGCTACGAAGCAGCGATCGCCGCGGCGCTGGGACCACTCGCAGAAGGCGTACTCGTCGACGATGCGGCTGCCGCTTTCGCGCTTGCTGAGGACTCTGCGCAACAGCAGCGCGGGATCATCGATTTCGTGCTTGCCGACACGCTGCGATCGACTCCGGATCTTCCCTCGATCGAAGGCGTGACGCGGGCGACCGACGTCGTCACTGCACCGGACGGTGTGCTCGGCGTGCTCTCGTACGTGCTCGTCGCCGACGACCTTTCGGCTGCTCGTCGCGCACGCGCTGCTCTGGATGCACTCGAGGACACCGCCGTCACGATCGTGACTACCGGCGGTGACGTGGTCACCGCCCAGACGCTGCGTACGGGTTCCGGCGGCGAACGGTCCAGGCTCGAGCTCACAGCTGAGCGCGATGCAGCCAGGGAACGCCTCGACGAGGTCCGCGTGATCGTGGATTCACTGCGTGAGGCGCGTGAGGACGCGGCTGAACGCGTGGAAGTCACCCGCCGCCAGGCGAAGGAATCACTTCGCGCGCTGCGGGAGCATGATGCTGCGCTGGCGACGCATGCCGAGCAGCTGAACCGCGTCACTGTGCGACACGAATCTGCCGTTGCCGAGTGCGAGCGGCTTGAAGCGGGTGTCGCACAGGCGCAGACCGCTGTCGTCGACGCCGAGACCGCATCGATCGCGGCCACTGCGGCACTGGAGGAGGCTCAGGCGACACCCCGACCGGTGCTCGACGCGTCGGCGCGTGATGGTCTGCTCGAGACGCTCGAGTCCGCCCGCGAAGGCGAGGTGCGTGCCCGCTTGGAGATCGAGACGCTGCGAGAGCGCGTGCGTGCGGCACAGGCCCGCGTCGCGAGTTTGGAGCGTCAGCGCGAGCAGGAGCGGGATGCCGCGGCCGAAGCGGCTCGTCGTGCCGTGATCCGACGTGCGCAGCGTGAGGCGGCGGCCGCTGTCGCCGCAGAGCTGCCACGCATCCTCGACTCCCTCGACCGCTCGGTCACGGAAGCACGGGTCAGTCTCTCTGAAGCGGAGAACGCGCGTTCGGCCCAGAACGAGGAACTCACGGCGCTCCGCGTGCAGGAGAGCTCACTGCGCGAGCGGCTGGCCGGGCTCACGGAGAGCGTGCACGGGCTCGAGCTGCAGATCCACGAGAAGAAGTTGCATCTGACGAGCCTGCTG
The DNA window shown above is from Microbacterium murale and carries:
- the smc gene encoding chromosome segregation protein SMC, producing MHLKSLTLKGFKSFAQPTSFVFEPGVTCIVGPNGSGKSNVVDGLAWVMGEQGAKTLRGGKMEDVIFAGTSTRGPLGRAEVQLTIDNSDGALPIEFAEVTISRTLFRNGSSEYAINGSSCRLLDVQELLSDSGLGREMHVIVGQGRLDTVLQASPEDRRGFIEEAAGILKHRRRKEKTLRKLDAMEANLTRLSDLAGEIRRQLKPLGRQAEIAREAQTIAAVVRDAKARIFADDVVALRTALADHTRTEQERHTERLVLTDQAATVRAGIAKLEADQNSAGVDEARRVTFGLEQAQERMRSLYTLANQRLALLGSEEDDAAVTSVTVTQATIDEAKDEITQISAGLGDAQDAAVSASREVVDARAELDTLDVDIAEQSALVSQHDMRLTALRGTAEAAASALAAVRGAVLRQETALEAANERRREAADALEQIDDAEAPEGTAAEHAAAYETAQREATTAETELEALRERLHTAERESESLTAKASALSSALSLSGGAAEVVKSGAAGVRGLVGDAVQVTAGYEAAIAAALGPLAEGVLVDDAAAAFALAEDSAQQQRGIIDFVLADTLRSTPDLPSIEGVTRATDVVTAPDGVLGVLSYVLVADDLSAARRARAALDALEDTAVTIVTTGGDVVTAQTLRTGSGGERSRLELTAERDAARERLDEVRVIVDSLREAREDAAERVEVTRRQAKESLRALREHDAALATHAEQLNRVTVRHESAVAECERLEAGVAQAQTAVVDAETASIAATAALEEAQATPRPVLDASARDGLLETLESAREGEVRARLEIETLRERVRAAQARVASLERQREQERDAAAEAARRAVIRRAQREAAAAVAAELPRILDSLDRSVTEARVSLSEAENARSAQNEELTALRVQESSLRERLAGLTESVHGLELQIHEKKLHLTSLLERVASELALDEDILVAEYGPDQPVPRDPLAPADPEAIDDIDPTAIPYDRRMQERRLAESERKLAQLGRVNPLALEEFAALEQRHAFLTEQLADLTQTRQDLLTIIADLDERMQTIFASAFEDTQRAFGEVFPLLFPGGSGSISLTDPENMLTTGIEVSVRPVGKKIERLSLLSGGERSLAAVALLVAIFKARPSPFYILDEVEAALDDANLGRLLTVFEQLRESSQLLVITHQKRTMEIADALYGVSMRQDGVSAVVGQRVGDRAAAAS